One part of the Oceanihabitans sp. IOP_32 genome encodes these proteins:
- a CDS encoding 30S ribosomal protein S16: protein MPVKIRLQRHGKKGKPYYWIVAADSRAKRDGKYLEKLGAYNPNTNPATVELDVDGAVKWLQNGAQPTDTAKNLLSYKGALLKNHLVGGVRKGALTEEQAEAKFAAWLEEKEGKVQAKAEGLSEAQAKAKAEALAAEKAVNEARIAAAAPAVEETAPEAEAPKKEEE from the coding sequence ATGCCAGTAAAAATTAGATTACAAAGACACGGTAAAAAAGGAAAACCTTATTACTGGATCGTAGCAGCAGATTCGCGCGCGAAGAGAGATGGTAAATACCTAGAAAAATTAGGTGCTTACAACCCGAACACAAACCCAGCAACAGTTGAATTAGATGTTGATGGTGCTGTAAAATGGTTACAGAATGGTGCACAACCAACTGATACAGCCAAAAACCTATTATCTTACAAAGGTGCTTTACTAAAAAATCACTTAGTAGGTGGTGTTAGAAAAGGAGCCTTAACTGAAGAGCAAGCAGAAGCAAAATTTGCGGCTTGGTTGGAAGAAAAAGAAGGTAAAGTACAGGCTAAAGCTGAAGGATTATCTGAAGCTCAAGCTAAAGCTAAAGCTGAAGCATTAGCTGCTGAAAAAGCAGTAAACGAAGCAAGAATAGCTGCGGCTGCTCCTGCGGTTGAAGAAACTGCTCCTGAAGCTGAAGCGCCTAAAAAAGAAGAAGAATAA
- the rimM gene encoding ribosome maturation factor RimM (Essential for efficient processing of 16S rRNA) — MTKEDCFYLGKIVKKYSFKGEVLAKLDTDQPEIYENLDAVFLELRNNLVPFFVESSQLHKSTLLRLKFEDVETEADADAIMKSNLYLPLNLLPKLEGNKFYFHEVIGFTIEDKNFGEVGLIKSINDSTLQALFVVDRHGTEILIPMNDEFILNVDRENKTILVETPEGLIDLYL; from the coding sequence ATGACTAAGGAAGACTGTTTTTATCTCGGAAAAATTGTAAAAAAATACAGTTTTAAAGGTGAAGTATTGGCAAAATTAGATACAGACCAACCAGAGATTTACGAAAATTTAGATGCTGTATTCTTAGAACTAAGAAATAATTTAGTCCCTTTTTTTGTTGAAAGCTCACAACTACATAAATCTACTTTATTGCGCCTTAAATTTGAGGATGTAGAAACCGAGGCAGATGCCGATGCCATAATGAAAAGTAATTTATATTTACCGCTTAACTTACTTCCAAAACTTGAAGGCAATAAATTTTATTTTCACGAAGTTATTGGCTTTACCATAGAGGACAAAAATTTTGGTGAAGTAGGCCTCATAAAAAGCATTAACGATTCTACCTTACAAGCTTTATTTGTGGTCGATCGCCATGGCACCGAAATATTAATCCCCATGAATGATGAATTTATTTTAAACGTAGATAGAGAGAATAAAACTATTTTAGTAGAAACACCCGAAGGTTTAATTGACCTTTACCTATAA
- a CDS encoding DUF2383 domain-containing protein has translation MRLKNPKILKKLNDLLIMNHEIETTYLEGLEYVYRDDLKTYFRERSFERYEFGKLLQSEIEKLDKNSEYSKNNFINFSKIKMNIKNALLFQYEVDLLREIREIKYLTINVYNDLLLEHGLPLSLCKLLIRQRDQIQDNLTLLEREKSLVA, from the coding sequence ATGAGATTGAAGAACCCGAAAATTTTAAAAAAATTGAATGATTTGTTGATTATGAATCATGAAATAGAAACCACATATTTAGAAGGACTGGAATACGTTTATAGAGATGATTTAAAGACCTATTTTAGAGAGCGTAGTTTTGAACGCTATGAATTTGGTAAATTATTACAATCTGAAATTGAAAAACTAGATAAAAATAGCGAGTATTCTAAAAATAATTTTATCAATTTTTCAAAAATTAAGATGAATATTAAAAACGCCCTTCTCTTTCAGTATGAGGTCGATTTGTTAAGAGAGATACGTGAAATAAAGTACTTAACTATAAATGTTTATAATGACTTATTGTTGGAGCACGGTTTGCCTTTATCACTTTGTAAATTGTTAATTAGACAACGTGATCAAATACAAGATAATTTAACTCTTTTAGAACGAGAAAAATCATTGGTAGCCTGA
- a CDS encoding tRNA1(Val) (adenine(37)-N6)-methyltransferase: MSNKPFRFKQFSVHQGRCGMKIGTDGVLLGAWASLDSNPLSILDIGAGTGIISLMLAQRSDVQLIDAIEIDSEAYEQCVDNFEQSPWGDRLFCYHASLEVFTEEIEDKYDLIISNPPFYVEDYKSENNQRDLARSSTALPFSVLIESVSKLLSENGAFNVIIPFKEESNFIDLASKVNLFPTDILHVKGNPSTEIKRSLIAFSFRESDTVTETLIIETERHRYTEKYINLTKDFYLKM, from the coding sequence ATGTCTAATAAACCCTTTCGTTTTAAACAATTCTCGGTACATCAAGGTCGATGTGGCATGAAAATTGGCACCGATGGTGTATTACTTGGTGCCTGGGCGTCTCTAGACAGCAACCCCTTGTCTATTTTAGATATTGGCGCTGGTACAGGAATTATTTCGCTCATGCTTGCACAACGAAGCGATGTGCAACTTATAGACGCTATTGAAATTGACTCCGAAGCCTACGAACAATGTGTAGATAATTTTGAGCAATCGCCTTGGGGAGACCGTTTGTTTTGCTACCATGCTTCACTTGAAGTGTTTACAGAAGAGATAGAAGATAAATACGACCTGATAATTTCTAACCCTCCTTTTTATGTTGAAGATTACAAATCGGAGAACAATCAGCGTGATTTAGCGAGATCTTCGACTGCACTACCCTTTAGTGTGCTTATCGAAAGTGTTTCAAAATTACTTTCAGAGAACGGAGCTTTTAATGTTATTATTCCTTTTAAAGAGGAAAGTAATTTTATTGATTTAGCTTCAAAAGTAAATCTTTTTCCAACCGATATTTTACATGTAAAAGGCAATCCTTCAACCGAGATTAAGCGTAGTTTAATCGCTTTTTCTTTCCGCGAAAGCGACACAGTCACCGAAACGCTCATTATTGAAACCGAAAGACATCGATACACCGAAAAATACATTAATCTTACTAAAGATTTTTACTTAAAAATGTAA